A genome region from Frankineae bacterium MT45 includes the following:
- a CDS encoding 4-hydroxy-tetrahydrodipicolinate synthase: MAYAQDSRHPFGRVLTAMVTPFDIAGGLDLDKAQELATYLVDEQGNDGLVVNGTTGESPTTSDHEKSELISAVVEAVGDRAHVIAGVGTFDTAHTAHLAQQAQKAGAHANLVVTPYYSRPPQAGLLLHFRAVADSCDLPVMLYDIPVRSGVAIETETLISLAAHERIVAVKDAKGDVVASSRVIAETDLAFYSGDDALTLPLLAVGGSGVVGTSTHFTGQPTKQLVEAYERGDVDAALALHRQLLPIYTGIFATQGTILVKAGLKLRGRDVGSVRPPLVEATEHELSHLRADLQAALI; this comes from the coding sequence ATGGCTTACGCACAGGATTCGCGACATCCGTTCGGACGGGTACTGACCGCAATGGTCACGCCGTTCGACATCGCCGGCGGCCTCGACCTCGACAAGGCGCAGGAGCTGGCGACGTATTTGGTCGACGAGCAGGGCAACGACGGGCTCGTCGTGAACGGAACGACCGGTGAGAGCCCGACGACCAGCGACCACGAGAAGTCGGAGCTCATCTCGGCCGTCGTCGAGGCCGTCGGTGATCGGGCCCATGTGATCGCCGGGGTCGGCACGTTCGACACCGCACACACGGCCCACCTCGCCCAGCAGGCCCAGAAGGCCGGCGCCCACGCCAACCTGGTTGTCACGCCGTACTATTCGCGACCCCCGCAGGCCGGTCTGCTGCTGCACTTCCGCGCGGTGGCCGATTCCTGCGATCTCCCGGTGATGCTCTACGACATCCCGGTCCGTAGCGGCGTGGCGATCGAGACCGAGACGCTGATCAGCCTGGCCGCTCACGAGCGGATCGTGGCCGTGAAGGACGCCAAGGGCGACGTGGTCGCCAGCAGCCGCGTGATCGCTGAGACCGATCTGGCTTTCTACAGCGGAGACGACGCACTCACCCTGCCGCTGCTGGCGGTCGGTGGCAGCGGGGTCGTCGGAACGTCCACTCACTTCACCGGGCAGCCGACGAAGCAGCTCGTCGAGGCCTACGAGCGAGGTGACGTGGATGCCGCGCTTGCGCTGCATCGGCAGTTGCTCCCGATCTACACCGGCATCTTCGCCACCCAGGGCACGATTCTGGTGAAGGCCGGACTCAAGCTCCGGGGGCGTGACGTCGGGTCGGTGCGGCCGCCGCTCGTCGAGGCCACCGAGCATGAACTCTCACACCTGCGGGCCGATCTGCAGGCCGCGCTCATCTGA
- a CDS encoding DNA segregation ATPase FtsK/SpoIIIE, S-DNA-T family, giving the protein MLGGLARAVRRNAATARELDVEHRRDGAALAVIALGVISAISIWSHAAGPVGRLLSDGVRLLIGNLALLFPIALVLLGLHMLRQAPHPEQRGRIIVGTGSLLLSVLGLLHLLGDSPASMHGRSYAGGVIGAAIAEPLEKGLSAGIAVGLLFLLGVFGALVVTATPIRQIPSQLRELFGGTGAHELGTEHEVAEEEPATPRRRRRAPVTDAYLEDPFPTDETDARNTTALDDVDGIVATEPAPRPRKPRVAKAPVEPELPEITRPVQLELNNGAGMYTLPSLTVLGPGSPHMEHTKANDEVIAALQQVFLEFSVDCGVTGFSRGPTVTRYEIELGPGVKVERITQLTRNIAYAVKSPDVRIISPIPGKSAVGVEIPNADPEVVMLGDVLRAQVAQREQHPMVVALGKDVGGGFVVANLAKMPHLLVAGATGAGKSSCINSLILSILTRATPDQVRMVLIDPKRVEFAAYQGIPHLVTPVITNPKKAADALQWVVREMDMRYEDMEASGVRHVEDFNRKVRSGELVAPAGSERIYTTYPYLLVIIDELADLMMVAPRDVEESVVRITQLARAAGIHLVIATQRPSVDVVTGLIKANVPSRLGFKTSSVTDSRVILDQPGAEKLLGKGDALFLPMGASKPARIQGAFVTDDEITAVVTHCKEQLQPTYREDVTAPVAAKKEIEDDIGDDMDLFLSAVELVVSTQFGSTSMLQRKLRVGFAKAGRLMDLMESRGIVGPSEGSKARDVLVKPDELTGLMYMLRHGGSADDLVDADDDDALETADVTSSADDHELGE; this is encoded by the coding sequence ATGCTGGGCGGGCTGGCCCGGGCTGTGCGTCGCAATGCCGCGACTGCGCGCGAATTGGACGTCGAACACCGCCGCGACGGAGCGGCGCTGGCCGTCATCGCGCTCGGCGTCATCTCGGCCATCTCGATCTGGTCGCACGCGGCCGGACCGGTCGGGCGTCTACTCTCCGACGGGGTCCGGCTGCTGATCGGCAACCTCGCCCTTCTCTTCCCGATCGCCCTGGTCCTACTCGGACTACACATGCTGCGCCAGGCTCCTCATCCGGAGCAGCGGGGTCGCATCATCGTCGGAACCGGATCACTGCTGCTCTCGGTCCTGGGCCTGCTGCACCTTCTCGGGGACTCACCGGCCAGCATGCACGGACGCTCCTACGCCGGCGGAGTCATCGGGGCGGCAATCGCCGAGCCACTGGAGAAGGGGCTCTCGGCCGGGATCGCGGTCGGTCTTCTCTTCCTGCTCGGCGTCTTCGGGGCGCTGGTCGTCACCGCGACCCCGATCCGGCAGATCCCGAGCCAGTTGCGGGAACTCTTCGGCGGCACCGGTGCACATGAGTTGGGTACCGAGCACGAGGTAGCGGAGGAGGAGCCGGCAACGCCCCGCCGGCGCCGCCGCGCACCGGTCACTGACGCCTACCTCGAGGATCCGTTCCCGACCGACGAGACCGACGCCCGCAACACCACGGCGCTGGACGATGTCGACGGGATCGTCGCCACCGAACCGGCTCCGCGCCCGCGCAAACCGCGTGTCGCGAAGGCTCCCGTCGAGCCTGAGCTACCAGAGATCACCCGGCCCGTGCAGTTGGAGCTGAACAACGGCGCCGGCATGTACACGCTGCCCTCGCTCACCGTGCTCGGTCCCGGCTCGCCGCACATGGAGCACACCAAGGCGAACGACGAGGTGATAGCGGCTCTGCAGCAGGTCTTCCTGGAGTTCTCCGTTGACTGCGGCGTCACCGGCTTCAGCCGCGGGCCGACAGTGACCCGGTACGAGATCGAACTCGGCCCCGGCGTGAAGGTCGAACGGATCACGCAGCTCACCCGCAACATCGCCTACGCCGTCAAGAGCCCGGACGTTCGGATCATCAGCCCGATTCCGGGTAAGAGCGCGGTCGGCGTGGAGATCCCCAACGCCGATCCTGAGGTCGTCATGCTCGGCGACGTACTCCGGGCCCAGGTCGCCCAACGAGAGCAGCATCCGATGGTCGTCGCTCTGGGCAAGGACGTCGGCGGTGGTTTCGTCGTGGCGAACCTGGCGAAGATGCCACACCTGCTGGTCGCCGGAGCGACCGGAGCCGGTAAGTCCAGCTGCATCAACTCACTCATTCTCTCGATCCTCACCAGGGCCACCCCCGATCAGGTGCGGATGGTGCTGATCGACCCCAAGCGGGTCGAGTTCGCCGCCTACCAGGGCATCCCGCATCTCGTGACGCCGGTGATCACGAACCCCAAGAAGGCCGCGGACGCGCTGCAGTGGGTGGTCCGCGAGATGGACATGCGCTACGAGGACATGGAGGCCTCGGGTGTGCGGCACGTCGAGGACTTCAACCGCAAGGTGCGCAGCGGTGAACTGGTCGCGCCGGCCGGTTCCGAGCGGATCTACACCACCTACCCCTACCTGCTCGTCATCATCGACGAGCTCGCCGACCTGATGATGGTCGCCCCGCGGGACGTGGAGGAGTCGGTCGTCCGGATCACCCAGCTCGCCCGGGCGGCCGGGATCCATCTCGTCATCGCCACGCAGCGACCGTCGGTGGACGTCGTGACCGGACTCATCAAGGCCAACGTCCCCTCACGTCTGGGCTTCAAGACATCCTCGGTCACCGACTCCCGGGTCATCCTCGATCAGCCGGGGGCCGAGAAGCTGCTGGGTAAGGGTGATGCCCTCTTCCTGCCGATGGGGGCGAGCAAGCCGGCCCGAATCCAGGGCGCCTTCGTCACCGACGACGAGATCACCGCGGTCGTCACCCACTGCAAGGAACAGTTGCAGCCGACCTACCGCGAGGACGTCACCGCGCCGGTGGCCGCGAAGAAGGAGATCGAGGACGACATCGGTGACGACATGGATCTGTTCCTGTCGGCCGTCGAGCTCGTCGTCTCGACCCAGTTCGGATCCACCTCGATGCTTCAGCGCAAGCTACGCGTCGGCTTCGCCAAGGCCGGTCGCCTGATGGATCTCATGGAGTCACGGGGCATCGTCGGCCCGTCCGAGGGGTCGAAGGCCCGCGACGTGCTCGTCAAACCGGATGAGCTCACCGGGCTGATGTACATGCTTCGTCATGGCGGCTCCGCCGACGACCTCGTCGATGCCGACGATGACGACGCCCTGGAGACCGCGGACGTCACCAGTTCAGCTGATGATCACGAGCTGGGCGAGTAG
- a CDS encoding Helix-turn-helix domain-containing protein, translating into MAVLRQVVGDTLRGVRLRQQRTLREVSSTARVSLGYLSEVERGQKEPSSELLAAICGALDVELSELFAEVSDSLRREEKLAGATGRAGATIGHPTALTHAAQRSSRIHHGSVTAAVATPAIESPSLLRSVPSEPTVAA; encoded by the coding sequence ATGGCCGTGCTACGACAGGTTGTCGGCGACACGCTTCGTGGGGTACGCCTGCGCCAACAGCGCACGCTTCGCGAGGTCTCCTCAACTGCCCGGGTGAGCCTGGGCTACCTCTCTGAAGTCGAGAGAGGTCAGAAGGAACCATCTTCGGAGCTGCTCGCCGCCATCTGCGGTGCGCTCGACGTGGAATTGTCCGAGCTCTTTGCCGAGGTCTCCGACTCGCTACGGCGTGAAGAGAAGCTCGCCGGTGCCACTGGTCGGGCCGGCGCTACGATCGGCCACCCGACGGCGCTGACGCATGCCGCGCAGCGGAGTAGCCGCATTCACCACGGCAGCGTCACCGCTGCGGTTGCGACGCCGGCGATCGAGTCGCCATCGCTGCTGCGCTCGGTGCCGAGTGAGCCGACGGTCGCGGCGTAG
- a CDS encoding endonuclease-8, translating to MPEGDTVWLTAKRLNNALGGRTLSTFELRVPALSTIDRSGDRVLEVLARGKHLLVRLDSGLTMRSHLRMDGTWRIAAASAGLPGPQFEIRAILSNAQWQAVGFRLHDLAIVPTHAEEELVGHLGPDLLGPDWSAERAVEKLERDPAREIGDAIMDQRNLAGIGNLYKSETLFLRGVHPWTPVGSVADLNALVLRAQRLLSANRDHPEQSTTGSLRRGQQHWVYLRAGEACRRCGTTIKQAKQGPPGQERSTYWCPHCQPAVDEVR from the coding sequence GTGCCTGAGGGAGACACGGTCTGGCTCACCGCCAAGCGCCTGAACAACGCGCTCGGTGGACGGACGCTGAGCACATTTGAGCTGCGAGTCCCAGCGCTCTCCACCATAGATCGCAGCGGTGATCGAGTGCTGGAGGTGCTGGCCCGCGGCAAGCACCTGCTCGTCCGCCTGGACAGTGGACTGACGATGCGAAGCCATCTCCGCATGGACGGGACATGGCGAATCGCCGCGGCATCCGCTGGCCTTCCCGGACCGCAGTTCGAAATTCGGGCCATCCTCTCGAATGCACAGTGGCAGGCTGTCGGGTTTCGGTTGCACGACCTGGCGATCGTCCCCACTCATGCCGAGGAGGAGCTCGTCGGGCACCTTGGGCCGGATCTGCTCGGCCCGGACTGGTCGGCCGAGCGTGCCGTCGAGAAGCTCGAGCGGGATCCGGCTCGCGAGATCGGCGACGCCATCATGGATCAGCGCAATCTCGCCGGCATCGGCAATCTCTACAAGTCAGAGACGTTATTTCTGCGAGGAGTCCACCCCTGGACACCGGTCGGTTCGGTGGCCGACCTGAACGCACTCGTCCTGCGCGCGCAGCGACTGCTCAGTGCGAATCGCGATCATCCCGAGCAATCCACCACCGGGTCACTGCGGCGAGGCCAGCAACACTGGGTCTACCTGCGGGCCGGCGAGGCCTGCCGGCGCTGCGGGACCACGATCAAGCAGGCAAAGCAGGGGCCACCTGGCCAGGAGCGAAGCACCTACTGGTGCCCGCACTGCCAGCCTGCGGTGGACGAGGTCAGGTAA
- a CDS encoding transcriptional regulator, TetR family (manually curated), producing MSPGGDPLFDTLFRSTAPTPGPAVDDGQGAGVADEIARPPQPIDSAAPTRAGGTRSRAGNSMSRTRLALLEGARSAVIASGTRVSMAQVAAASGVAKATLYNHFRTRDAVLAALMDHELGSLVNQAADLSLAAALRDCAASISSNPLRSALAASEGETLATLARVPSADDGGAATPVGSTTANGDVSAGRQRWATARAAIDAKLTENRSGDSIQQLPRQRELILRWLVSHLISPARETQIDFDVTALLLGCGISVEPSRTLDQPAAASGQPS from the coding sequence ATGAGTCCTGGGGGAGACCCGCTTTTCGACACGCTCTTCCGGTCGACCGCGCCGACTCCCGGCCCGGCGGTTGACGACGGCCAAGGTGCTGGCGTAGCCGACGAGATCGCCCGGCCGCCGCAGCCGATCGACTCCGCGGCGCCGACCCGCGCCGGCGGGACCAGGTCACGTGCCGGAAATTCGATGAGCCGCACCCGACTGGCCCTGCTCGAGGGTGCGCGAAGCGCGGTTATCGCGAGCGGCACGCGCGTGTCGATGGCGCAGGTAGCGGCGGCGTCCGGCGTCGCCAAAGCGACCCTCTACAACCATTTCCGAACCCGGGACGCGGTTCTAGCTGCGCTGATGGACCACGAGCTGGGAAGTCTCGTCAACCAGGCCGCCGACCTCTCCCTCGCCGCCGCGCTGCGCGATTGCGCCGCGTCCATCAGCTCCAATCCGCTCCGCTCAGCGCTCGCCGCCAGCGAAGGCGAGACGCTCGCGACGCTGGCCCGGGTCCCGTCGGCTGATGACGGGGGAGCAGCTACTCCGGTGGGGTCAACGACAGCCAACGGGGATGTCTCAGCTGGCCGGCAGCGGTGGGCGACCGCGCGGGCCGCCATCGACGCCAAGCTGACCGAGAACCGATCCGGCGACTCCATTCAGCAGCTCCCGCGCCAGCGTGAGCTGATTCTGCGCTGGCTGGTGTCACATCTGATATCGCCGGCACGCGAGACGCAGATCGACTTCGACGTCACCGCTCTGCTGCTGGGCTGCGGAATCTCGGTCGAGCCCTCCCGAACACTGGACCAGCCGGCCGCCGCGTCGGGGCAACCTAGCTGA
- a CDS encoding CDP-diacylglycerol--glycerol-3-phosphate 3-phosphatidyltransferase, with translation MTRPTPTDPLAQTSSEASAWNIANGLTVLRLLLVPVFAVALFHDGGHNTGARIVAAAIFFIASLTDRFDGEIARKRGLVTEFGKLADPIADKALVGTALIGLSILGELAWWITIVMVVREVGVTLLRFWVIRHGVIAASRGGKVKTFVQSLAIWLYVLPLNGVWHTIAAVFMVAAVVLALVTGADYVARAIRLRSGVAVQT, from the coding sequence GTGACGCGGCCGACGCCGACGGACCCGCTGGCCCAGACGTCGAGCGAGGCGTCGGCCTGGAACATCGCCAACGGGCTCACAGTGCTGCGGCTGCTCCTGGTCCCCGTCTTCGCGGTGGCGCTATTTCATGACGGCGGACACAACACCGGCGCCCGCATCGTGGCCGCCGCGATCTTCTTCATCGCGTCGTTGACCGACCGTTTCGACGGCGAGATCGCGCGCAAGCGTGGCCTGGTCACTGAGTTCGGCAAGCTGGCCGACCCGATCGCTGACAAGGCGCTCGTCGGAACTGCGCTGATCGGGCTGTCGATCCTCGGCGAACTGGCCTGGTGGATCACCATCGTCATGGTGGTGCGCGAAGTCGGCGTGACGCTGCTTCGCTTCTGGGTGATCCGGCACGGTGTCATCGCGGCCAGTAGAGGCGGGAAGGTCAAGACCTTCGTGCAGTCGCTGGCCATCTGGCTCTACGTCCTTCCGCTGAACGGAGTCTGGCATACGATCGCCGCCGTCTTTATGGTCGCGGCGGTCGTGCTCGCGCTGGTTACCGGAGCCGACTATGTAGCCCGGGCGATCCGGCTGCGAAGCGGTGTCGCCGTACAGACGTAG
- a CDS encoding SSU ribosomal protein S12P methylthiotransferase, translated as MSEPNKRSVALLTLGCARNEVDSEELAARLGAGGWTLTDGESDSADVIVVNTCGFIDSAKKDSIDTVLAAADTGKKVVAVGCLAERYGDELAASLPEANAILGFDSYADIAARLDDVAAGREVTAHQPRDRRTLLPVAPAHRPAAAAEVALPGHAWLPTGGVARTRLDDSPVAYLKLASGCDRRCSFCAIPSFRGAFVSRPPADVLAEARWLAESGAREIVLVSENSTSYGKDLGDLRTLERLLPDLAAVEGIERLRVSYLQPAELRPSLLKAIATTPGVAPYFDLSFQHSSASLLRRMKRFGSTESFLQLLEQIRELAPNAGARSNIIVGFPGETEDDLAELEEFLVGARLDVVGVFGYSDEDGTEAVNFDGKLDAEVIAERVERVSDTVAELIAQRAEDRIGERVEVLVEEVSDQVVGRAAHQGPDVDGTTQLVGYRAEDPPRRGEIVLAEVVDTDGADLVARVVRS; from the coding sequence GTGTCCGAGCCCAATAAGCGCAGCGTTGCGCTACTGACATTGGGCTGTGCCCGCAACGAGGTCGACTCCGAGGAGCTGGCTGCGCGCTTGGGTGCCGGAGGCTGGACGCTCACCGACGGAGAGTCCGACAGCGCTGACGTGATCGTCGTGAACACGTGCGGATTCATCGATTCGGCCAAGAAAGATTCGATCGACACCGTCCTGGCCGCCGCCGACACCGGGAAGAAGGTCGTCGCGGTCGGGTGTCTCGCCGAACGCTACGGTGACGAACTCGCGGCTTCGCTGCCGGAGGCGAACGCAATCCTCGGCTTCGATTCCTACGCCGATATCGCCGCTCGACTCGATGATGTCGCCGCCGGGCGCGAGGTGACCGCTCATCAACCCCGCGATCGCCGCACCCTGCTGCCGGTGGCTCCGGCGCACCGTCCCGCGGCGGCGGCCGAGGTGGCACTCCCCGGCCATGCCTGGCTACCGACTGGCGGGGTGGCCCGGACGCGACTGGACGATTCCCCAGTGGCTTACCTGAAACTTGCCTCCGGGTGCGACCGGCGCTGCTCGTTCTGCGCCATTCCCTCTTTCCGGGGTGCCTTCGTCTCTCGCCCGCCGGCCGATGTCCTGGCCGAGGCCAGATGGCTCGCCGAATCGGGCGCCCGCGAGATCGTGCTCGTCAGCGAGAACTCCACCTCCTACGGCAAGGACCTGGGCGACCTGCGCACGTTGGAGCGGCTGCTCCCCGACCTGGCCGCGGTGGAGGGCATCGAGCGGCTGCGCGTCTCCTACCTGCAGCCGGCCGAGCTGCGCCCATCGCTGCTGAAGGCCATCGCCACAACCCCTGGCGTAGCGCCCTACTTCGACCTCTCGTTCCAACATTCGAGCGCGTCCCTCCTGCGCCGCATGAAGCGCTTCGGCTCGACCGAATCGTTCCTCCAGCTCCTTGAGCAGATTCGCGAACTCGCCCCGAACGCCGGCGCCCGCAGCAACATCATCGTGGGCTTCCCCGGCGAGACCGAGGACGATCTGGCCGAACTCGAGGAGTTCCTGGTAGGCGCGCGCCTGGACGTCGTGGGCGTCTTCGGCTACAGCGACGAGGACGGAACCGAGGCGGTGAACTTCGACGGAAAGCTCGACGCGGAGGTGATCGCCGAGCGTGTGGAGCGAGTCTCGGACACCGTGGCGGAGCTGATCGCCCAGCGCGCGGAGGATCGGATCGGCGAGCGAGTCGAGGTACTGGTCGAGGAGGTCTCCGATCAGGTCGTGGGCCGAGCCGCGCATCAAGGGCCGGATGTCGACGGCACTACCCAGCTCGTTGGCTACCGAGCCGAAGATCCGCCGAGGCGAGGAGAGATCGTGCTCGCCGAGGTCGTCGACACCGACGGTGCCGATCTGGTTGCCCGGGTGGTCAGGTCGTGA
- a CDS encoding N-acetylglutamate synthase, protein MQLLVRRARTPDVPAVKRIVDIYAGSGRKLLAKELVALYEDIADFRVAELDGVVVGCGALHVLWADLGEIRTLAVHPDFRGLEIGDALLAELLDTARDLGLERIFALTFHTNFFARHGFVEIEGTPVDPDTYDALRQSFDPGVAEFLALEYVKPNTLGNARMLLRLDASGREDGN, encoded by the coding sequence ATGCAGCTGCTCGTGCGCCGCGCGCGAACCCCGGACGTCCCAGCGGTCAAGCGGATCGTGGATATCTACGCAGGCTCGGGGCGCAAACTCCTGGCGAAGGAACTGGTTGCCCTCTACGAAGACATCGCTGACTTCCGGGTCGCCGAGCTCGACGGGGTCGTAGTCGGATGTGGGGCACTGCACGTGCTCTGGGCCGACCTGGGTGAGATACGCACGCTCGCGGTGCACCCGGATTTTCGCGGGCTCGAGATCGGCGACGCGCTGCTTGCCGAACTACTCGACACTGCACGTGACCTGGGTCTGGAGCGAATCTTCGCCCTGACCTTCCACACCAATTTCTTCGCCCGGCACGGTTTCGTGGAGATCGAAGGAACGCCGGTCGACCCGGATACCTACGACGCCCTCCGGCAGTCCTTCGACCCCGGCGTGGCCGAATTTCTCGCCCTGGAGTACGTCAAACCGAACACGCTCGGAAACGCCCGTATGCTGCTGCGTCTGGATGCGTCAGGTCGCGAAGACGGGAACTGA